A single Catharus ustulatus isolate bCatUst1 chromosome 7, bCatUst1.pri.v2, whole genome shotgun sequence DNA region contains:
- the BZW1 gene encoding basic leucine zipper and W2 domain-containing protein 1 isoform X2: MLLVQNLIIAAMQKHFLTSWWLVECWPQVFNKLIRRYKYLEKGFEDEVKKLLLFLKGFTESERNKLAMLTGILLANGTLNASILNSLYNENLVKEGVSAAFAVKLFKSWINEKDINAVAVSLRKVNMDNRLMELFPANKQSVEHFSKYFTEAGLKELSEYVRNQQSIGARKELQKELQEQMSRGDPFKDIILYVKEEMKKNNISEQTVVAIIWSSVMSTVEWNKKEELVAEQAIKHLKQYSPLLAAFTTQGQSELTLLLKIQEYCYDNIHFMKAFQKIVVLFYKAEVLSEEPILKWYKDAHLAKGKSVFLEQMKKFVEWLKNAEEESESEAEEGD, from the exons GTTTTTAACAAGCTAATCAGGCGTTACAAGTATCTGGAGAAAGGCTTTGAAGATGAAGTCAAAAAG ttgctgctgtttctgaaagGGTTCACAGAATCTGAGCGGAACAAACTGGCCATGCTGACGGGTATTCTGCTTGCCAACGGGACACTCAACGCATCAATTCTCAACAGTCTCTATAATGAGAACTTGGTTAAAGAAG GTGTTTCTGCAGCTTTTGCAGTCAAGCTGTTCAAATCATGGATAAATGAGAAAGATATCAATGCAGTGGCTGTCAGTCTTCGCAAAGTAAACATGGACAACAGGCTCATG GAACTCTTCCCAGCCAACAAACAAAGTGTTGAACACTTCTCCAAGTACTTCACTGAAGCAGGACTAAAGGAACTTTCTGAGTATGTTCGGAACCAGCAATCCATAGGAGCTcggaaggagctgcagaaagaactgcaggagcagatgTCACGGGGAGATCCATTCAAGGAT ATCATCTTGTACGTGAAGGAggagatgaagaaaaacaacatctCAGAACAGACTGTGGTAGCGATAATCTGGTCAAGTGTAATGAGCACAGTGGAGTGGAACAAAAAGGAGGAGCTGGTAGCAGAGCAAGCCATTAAGCATTTGAAG CAATACAGCCCTCTACTTGCTGCCTTCACCACCCAAGGTCAGTCAGAGCTGACTCTTCTGTTGAAGATTCAGGAGTATTGTTATGACAACATTCACTTCATGAAGGCCTTCCAGAAAATAGTGGTGCTCTTCTACAAAG CTGAAGTTCTGAGTGAAGAACCCATCCTCAAGTGGTATAAAGATGCACATCTTGCAAAAGGAAAGAGTGTTTTTCTGGAGCAGATGAAGAAATTTGTTGAATGGCTCAAGAACGCTGAAGAAG AGTCGGAGTCTGAAGCTGAGGAGGGTGACTGA